ACATGAAGTATTCCAAGGACTATGCCGCGTGGATGGCAAACGCAGAAAGCCTGGACGCTCTGCTGGAGGCAAAAATCCACCTGTCCGAGATCGTTCCAAGCGGTTTTTCCTCCGACGAGGATGACGATGATGACGAGGACGAGGAACCCACCCTGGAAACAGAATCCAGCCCAGAGGAAGTGCTGCAATACGCATGGGAAACGGTCTGCTATGTGATCTGGGGCAAAGCCAGCGCCAAGGGTGGTCAAAAAGTGGTGGAAGCAGCTCCGGAGGAACTGAAGGAACTTTACCGACAGATTTTTATTCCGATAACGGAGAACCTGGAAGAAAGTGGTGGCCTGCTATGAGTTTGCCTAAACGTGATGGCGTACATGGCCGTTATTACCTGATTCATAAACCAGATACGAACCCAGAAGTGCTGGAACACGCCGATCAGTGCATTCAGGATGTGTTGGATGGAACCGCCAAAGAAAATCATTCAGGCTACCCGATGGTAGTTCGGAGCCAAAGCGGAACGCCCTTTCTTCCCAGTCAGCTGCTGGATCGGTATCTGTCCAAACTGCCTTTGAAGGGGTTCCCCTACGAGGAGGCGGTTGTATTCTGCGATGCACTGCGGCGGCTGGCGGGCTGGAAAGAGATCGATCACACACTGGGACAATACATCGAACACCAGGTGCAGGAGCGATATTTTAAGGTTGGAGAGAAAGCGGATTCCTTTTCCGCTTACCCGACCTGCACCGTGTGGCCCGAGCTGCGGCCGGAGGATGTGGACGAAGGTCTGCTGCACTTTGCCTGCTATGTGGCGGTCTGTTATACGGTATATGGAGCCAGCTACGACTTCCTCACCACCGAACACATTCTCGGCCTGGTTTCCCAGCTTCGCCCGGATATGGTGAAGCAGTTGAAAACAGCCGGCAGCGGCAAATTGCCAAAGGCCATCCAGCGGCGTAAGACGGAGCATTTCACCGCATCGGCCAATGATGTGTTTGCCACCATCCGCATCACCGCCAAGGACTCCACCGAGGAGTGCTATGCTGAAATCCTGGACTACCTGTGTGCGGTGCTTTCTCAGGAGGGATTTCCCCGCAGTTACTCGGTGGAGTTTCGTGGAAAGGAGAAACTCTATCTGCCCATTCCCGGCCTGCCCAAGAAGGGAGTCAACCAGCTCTTTGCCTGCGCTGTGCAGTATCCCAGTCTGCATCCGATTATGGAGCGATACGCTCGTCTGGCTATGCGGGAGTTTGAGTGGTACCAAAACCTCGCGGATGAAGCCTGCGCGATGCCCGGTACTTTCGCTGTGTTTGCTCTGGGGCTGGAGGGAGAACCGTGGGCGCCGCTGGTGACGGAGTATCTGGATCTCTGCGATGACGAGCACTCTTCCATGCAAGGGAAATTCCTTCATGCCTTGATCCGGAAGTTTGGGTTTCAACCATGGACGCTGGGGGTATTGGTGCGGGGCGCATTGTCTATGCAGTGGCTGGAGCCTGCCAGGGAATTCCGTAGTCTGATTGCCAATGCGGAAATCCTGGATGCACTGCTGGCAGTCAAGCGCCGCTTTTCCGCTTATCTCCTGCCGGAAGAAAACGAAAACCCGAAATTCCGGGCCATCGCTTGGCAGAGCCTGCTCTGGGCCATCTGGGGCCCGGCCTCCGAAAACGGCGGTAGCAAGGTCATCAAGACGGCTC
This is a stretch of genomic DNA from Clostridium facile. It encodes these proteins:
- a CDS encoding DUF6138 family protein — translated: MSLPKRDGVHGRYYLIHKPDTNPEVLEHADQCIQDVLDGTAKENHSGYPMVVRSQSGTPFLPSQLLDRYLSKLPLKGFPYEEAVVFCDALRRLAGWKEIDHTLGQYIEHQVQERYFKVGEKADSFSAYPTCTVWPELRPEDVDEGLLHFACYVAVCYTVYGASYDFLTTEHILGLVSQLRPDMVKQLKTAGSGKLPKAIQRRKTEHFTASANDVFATIRITAKDSTEECYAEILDYLCAVLSQEGFPRSYSVEFRGKEKLYLPIPGLPKKGVNQLFACAVQYPSLHPIMERYARLAMREFEWYQNLADEACAMPGTFAVFALGLEGEPWAPLVTEYLDLCDDEHSSMQGKFLHALIRKFGFQPWTLGVLVRGALSMQWLEPAREFRSLIANAEILDALLAVKRRFSAYLLPEENENPKFRAIAWQSLLWAIWGPASENGGSKVIKTAPKELRERYQEIFE